The genomic region GTCGCCATCGACTCCGTGCGGGACATGAAGACCGTCTTCGAGGGCATTCCCTTGGAGGAGGTCTCGACCAGCATGACGATCAACGCGCCCGCCGCCGTGTTGCTCGCGATGTACATCGCCGTCGGCGACGAGCAGGGCGTCCCCCGCGAGGAACTGCGGGGGACGATCCAGAACGACCTCCTGAAGGAGTACATCGCCCGCAACACCTACATCTACCCGCCCGAGCCCTCCATGAGGGTTATCACCGACGTCTTCGAGTTCTGCGCCGAGGAGGTGCCCAACTTCAACACGATCTCGATCTCGGGCTATCACATCCGCGAGGCCGGGGCCTCTGCGGCCCAGGAACTCGCGTTCACCCTCGGAAACGGCATCGAGTACGTCGAGGCCGCCCTCGACGCCGGCCAGGACGTCGACGAGTTCGCCCCGCAACTCTCCTTTTTCTTCAACGCGCACAACGACGTCTTCGAGGAGGTCGCCAAGTTCCGCGCCGCGCGCCGGATGTGGGCGACGATCATGGAGGAGCGCTTCGACGCCGAGACCGAGGCGGCCAAGCAGTTGAAGTTCCACACGCAGACCGCGGGCTCGATGCTGACCGCCCAGCAGATCGAGAACAACGTGGTTCGGGTGGCCTATCAGGCGCTCGCCGCAGTGCTGGGAGGGACCCAGAGTTTACACACCAACGGGAAGGACGAGGCCCTCGCGCTACCCACCGAGAAGAGCGTTCGGACGGCGCTCAGAACGCAGCAGATCCTCGCCCACGAGTCGGGTGCCGCGGACACCATCGATCCGCTCGCGGGCAGTTACTACGTCGAGGCGCTGACCGACGAGATCGAGGAGGAGGCGTTCGAGATCATCCGCGAGGTCGACGACCGGGGCGGGATGCTCGAGGCCGTCGAGGACCAGTGGGTCCAGCGCCAGATCCAGGACGTCGCCTTCGAGCGCCAGCGCGAGATCGAGGACGGTAGTAGAGTGATCGTCGGCGTCAACGAGTTCGAGATCGACGAGGAACCCGAGATGGACATCGAGGAGGTCACCGGGGAGGACCAGCAACGACAGATCGCCCGCTTAGAGGAGGTTCGGGCCGAGCGCGACGACGAGGCCGTCGCCGAGGCGCTCGCCGCGCTCGAAGGGGCCGCCGAGGGCGAGGAGAACGTCATGCCGCCGATCCTCGAGGCGGTGAAGGCGGAGGCGACGACCGGCGAGATCTGTGACGTTCTTCGGGACGTCTTCGGCGAGTACCAGCCGGGCAGCGCGCTCTGAGCGCTTCCGAAGGACGAACTTGCTGACGCATCCCGAACGCCTATTCCTCTCACGCCGCACCATCGGGTATGGACTCACCGACCAGTGACGACGTAGCCAGCGTGAACGGGATGCCCATGCTCGGGCTCGGGACGTGGGAGAACGAGGACGAAGAGCAGTGCGCAGAGAGCGTCCGGACGGCGCTGGAGACGGGCTATCGCCACGTCGACACCGCACAGGCCTACGGCAACGAGGAGAGCGTCGGCGAGGGGATCGAGCGCGCCGGCGTCCCCCGCGAGGAGGTGTTCCTCGCGACCAAGCTCTGGATCGAGAACCTCGCGCCCGAGGACGTGATCGAGAGCACCGAGGAGAGCCTCGAGAGGCTCGGGACCGACTACGTGGACCTCCTCTACATCCACTGGCCGGCCGGCGAGTACGACCCCGAGGGGACGTTCGACGCGCTCTCGACGCTGGTGGCCGACGGCCTCGTCGAGAACGTCGGCGTCTCGAACTTCGAACCCGAGCAACTCGACGAGGCGCGCGAGGCGAGCGCCGTGCCGATCTTCGCGAACCAGGTCGAGTGCCACCCCCTCCTCCCCCAGGAGAGCCTGCGAGCGTACGCCGACGAACACGGCCTCCCGCTGGTGGCGTACTCGCCGCTCGCGCGCGGCGAGGTCTTCGACGTCCCCCAACTGGAGGAGATCGCCGAGAAGCACGGCGTCAGCGCCGCACAGGTCAGCCTCGCGTGGCTCCGCGAGAAAGGGGATCACGGCGATCCCGAAGGCGACGAGCGAGGAGCACGTCCGTGACAACTGGGAGTCGCTCGCGCTCGACCTCGACGCCGAGGACGTCGAGGTCATCGACGGGATCGACGAGCGGGAACGGAGGGTCGATCCGAGCTTCGCCCCCTGGTGATCTCTTTTATTTTATCGAAACAGTAAAGTAATTTGATAGTATCCTATCGGTATGGCAGTGCGGTCACACCGCTCGGGAACCGTCGGAGCGATCCGACTCGACCTGAAGCGGTTGCACGAGAGTTGGATGGAACTGTTCTTCCCGCGCCAGCGCGGCGGTGCGCATTCGGTGCTCGGGAAGTGGACGCCGAGCACGACGAGCGGCCGGGTCGCCTATGGGGGGTGGGCGGGGCTCGGTGCGTTCGTCGTGGCGCTGTTGTACCCGCTCGTGGTGGTCGGCTTCGCGCTTCGGTACTACACCCGCCGGATCGACCGGGCGGCCGCGAGCCTGGGAGTAGCCGGCGTCGTGGGCCTCTCCACGCTCGTCTGGGGGGGGCTGACGATCGTCGCCCACCTGCAGTTCTCCCGGCGGGGGTTCGTCGCGGTCGCGGCCGCGGCGGTCGTCGCGACGGCGGCGGCGGCCGCCGCCGTCGCGTTCTCGCGCGCTGGCGGGCGGGGGACGACGATCGTCCTCGCGTACCCGTCGGCGATGACCGCGCTCTTCTTGCCGCCCGTGGTCGCCGCGTTGTTCTCGGTGACGCTCGGGTCGGTGGTCTTCCCGGGGAGTACGGAACTCGCGATCCGACTGCTCGACGGACCGCTCGCGGCCGCCGGGGCGAGCGAGTTCCTGCGCGACAACTATACCCTCGAAGGGGCGGCCTACGTGGCGATGTGGTTCGCGATCGCGGTCCCCGTCGGATGGCTGCTGGGCTGTGTCGTTACGCTCGCCAACCTGGTTCGGCCCTCCCGGTGAGGACGATATCTAAACGGTTATTAGTCCGCGGTGAGGACGGCTACATCACCCATGCTGATCATCGACACTGTTCGAGCGTACCTCACCGAGGCGGAACAGACCGTCTCGGAGTGTCGACACTGCGGGACGACGGTCGATGCCGGCACGAAGCGATGTCCCGAGTGTGGTCACGAGGCGATCGCGCGATACCACGTCGCGTAGCGCCGAAGGCCGCGTCGGCCAGTCGAAATCCTCCGCTCGTCTCTGTGCATCGACCCCCGTGAGTCGTGCGGACGGCGAACCCGTGTGCGCCGCGGAACCCTTATTCCCGCCGCGCCGAAGGACCACGTATGGAGTTCGACCTCCCAAAGACGGCGGCGGTCTTCGCCGCGCTGATCGCTCTCGGCGTCGTCGGGACGACCCCGATGATGGGGACCGGAACCGTCCTGATGATGGTGTTGCCCTCGATGGTCGTCTTCGGCCTCGTGGTCCTCGCGCTGGGCGTCAAACACGGCGAGTACCGCGCGACCCGCCGATAGCCGGGTGGATCGGAGAAACGGCTAGCTGTGGATACCCATCGCCTCGATCTGTTCTTGATACCGGTTCCGGATGGTGACTTCCGTCACCTGCGCGACGTCCGCGACCTCGCGCTGGGTCTTCTTCTCGTTACACAGCAGCGACGCGGCGTAAATGGCCGCCGCCGCATACCCCGTGGGTGACTTGCCCGAGAGCAGGCCCTCCTCGGCGGTGGTTTCGATGATCTCGTTAGCTTTCGACTGTACTTCTTCCGAGAGTTCGAGTTCGGAGCAGAATCGGGGAACGTACTTCTTCGGATCGACGGGTCGCATCTCGAGGCCGAGTTCCTGGGAGATATACCGATAAGTCCGGCCGATCTCCTTTCGCTCGACCCGCGAGACCTCGCTGATCTCCTCGAGGCTTCGGGGGATGCCCTCCTTCCGACAGGCGGCGTACAGCGCCGCGGTGGCGACGCCCTCGATCGAGCGCCCCCGGATGAGGTCCTCCTTGAGCGCACGCCGGTAGATCACCGAGGCGACCTCTCGGACCGAGCGGGGCACGCCCAGCGCGCTGGCCATTCGGTCGATCTCGCTGAGCGCGAACTGGAGGTTGCGCTCGCCGGCGTCCTTCGTCCGGATGCGTTCCTGCCACTTGCGCAGGCGGTGCATCTGGCTGCGCTTCTTCGAGGAGATGGACCGGCCGTAGGCGTCCTTGTCCTTCCAGTCAATCGTCGTGGTGAGCCCCTTGTCGTGCATCGTCTGGGTCGTCGGCGCGCCCACCCGGGACTTGCTCTGGCGCTCCTGATGATTGAACGCCCGCCACTCGGGGCCGGGGTCGATGTTGCCCTCCTCGACGACCAGACCACAGTCATCGCAGATGAGTTCGCCCCGATCGGAACTCTTGACGAGGTTGTCGGAC from Halalkalicoccus sp. NIPERK01 harbors:
- a CDS encoding methylmalonyl-CoA mutase, whose protein sequence is MFDQEDLESIREGKERWNEETRGPTVERFGERKEAFTTDTAGHEIQPLYTPDDVADLDYEEDMGFPGENPYTRGVYSTMYRGRLWTMRQYAGMGTAGETNERYRYLMDQGQTGLSMAFDLPTQMGYDSDAEMAAGEVGKSGVAIDSVRDMKTVFEGIPLEEVSTSMTINAPAAVLLAMYIAVGDEQGVPREELRGTIQNDLLKEYIARNTYIYPPEPSMRVITDVFEFCAEEVPNFNTISISGYHIREAGASAAQELAFTLGNGIEYVEAALDAGQDVDEFAPQLSFFFNAHNDVFEEVAKFRAARRMWATIMEERFDAETEAAKQLKFHTQTAGSMLTAQQIENNVVRVAYQALAAVLGGTQSLHTNGKDEALALPTEKSVRTALRTQQILAHESGAADTIDPLAGSYYVEALTDEIEEEAFEIIREVDDRGGMLEAVEDQWVQRQIQDVAFERQREIEDGSRVIVGVNEFEIDEEPEMDIEEVTGEDQQRQIARLEEVRAERDDEAVAEALAALEGAAEGEENVMPPILEAVKAEATTGEICDVLRDVFGEYQPGSAL
- a CDS encoding zinc-ribbon domain-containing protein → MLIIDTVRAYLTEAEQTVSECRHCGTTVDAGTKRCPECGHEAIARYHVA
- a CDS encoding transcription initiation factor IIB family protein, with the translated sequence MTRSTRQREREHETEHPEGTSEEEGTRTCPECASDNLVKSSDRGELICDDCGLVVEEGNIDPGPEWRAFNHQERQSKSRVGAPTTQTMHDKGLTTTIDWKDKDAYGRSISSKKRSQMHRLRKWQERIRTKDAGERNLQFALSEIDRMASALGVPRSVREVASVIYRRALKEDLIRGRSIEGVATAALYAACRKEGIPRSLEEISEVSRVERKEIGRTYRYISQELGLEMRPVDPKKYVPRFCSELELSEEVQSKANEIIETTAEEGLLSGKSPTGYAAAAIYAASLLCNEKKTQREVADVAQVTEVTIRNRYQEQIEAMGIHS